The Asticcacaulis excentricus CB 48 genomic sequence ATGACCGAGGATCAGCGCGACCTGATCCGCGCCGCAAAGCGCATCAGCAATCCCGGCTGCCACGCCACCGGCTTCATTGCCCTGACCCGGCCTCTGGTCGAACTGGGCGTCCTGCCGCCCTTCTTCCCGATGGTGGCCACGTCGCTGACCGGCTATAGCGGCGGCGGCAAGGCCATGATCGCCGAATTCGAAAGCGGGCAGGGGCGTGAGCGCATCTATGCCACTGGCCTGACGCACAAGCACCTGCCGGAAATGCAACTCTATGCTGGGCTGGAGACCGCGCCGATTTTTTCGCCGACCGTTGCCAATTTTGCGCAGGGCCTGATCGTCGAGGTGCCACTGCACCTGTGGGCTCTGCCGGATGCGCCGGACCTCCCGACCATCTACAACATCCTCAGCGCCCACTATGCGGGAGAGCCCTTTGTGCGCGTCGCTTCGCCTGAAGAAACGGCGGCGGCGACCTCCATCAATGGCGACTCTTTACGCGACACCAACCAGTTGCTGATCCACGTGTTCGGTCAGGAAGATGGCGACACGGCCAATCTGGTGGCGGTGTTCGACAATCTGGGCAAGGGGGCGTCTGGCGCAGCGGTGCAAAATCTCAATCTCGTGCTCGGCCTCGAAGAAACCGCGGGACTGCTATGATATGAAAGCGGTCTGGCTCGCTCTGGCTCTCACAGTTGCGCCGGTTTCCGGCCAGACCGTCCCGGCGTCGCCCACCGCTTCGGTCGTGGCGGAAAAGGCGGAAGCCTCTGAACACAAGGGCGGCTTTCCCTGGGTGACCTTTGTCATCCTGTTTGTGGTGTTTGGCGGCTTGACGATGTTCCGCAAAAAGGACCAATCTTCTTCCGATGTGACGGATAAGGACAAGGCGTCGTAATGGGACCTCTGACCAGCATTGCCATTCTTCTGATGATCTGGTGGGTGACTCTGTTTGCCATTCTGCCGTTTGGCAATGTGAGCCATCACGAAGCCGGTATTGAGACCAAGGACGGCGGCGATCCCGGCGCGCCGGTCTTCCACAATCTCAAAAAGAAACTGCTGATCAACACGGTTGTCGCCGTTGTGGTGTGGGCCATTGTTATGGTCATCGTGCAGTTTGGCCTCATTCCGCTGCCGGAAATCCCCACGGCCTGATCGGCCTGTCCTATTTCCGCCTTTTTAGCATTGATCAATGACGGCGAAGCTGGCTAGTACAGGGCCAGTTTGCCGCAATCCCAAGGTTCCCTGCCCATGCGCCTGTCGCGCTATTTACTTCCGCTGCTTAAGGAAAATCCCTCCGAAGCCCAGATCGTCTCGCACCGTCTCATGCTGCGTACCGGCATGATCCGTCAGGAGGCCGCCGGTATCTATGCCTGGCTGCCGCTGGGGCTGCGGGTGCTGCGCAAGATCGAAAAGATCGTGCACGAGGAAATGCAGCGCGCCGGTGCGGTTGAGCTTCTGATGCCGACCCTGCAACTGGCCGATCTGTGGCGCGAGTCGGGTCGCTATGACGACTACGGTCAGGAAATGCTGCGCATCAAAGACCGCCATGAGCGCGAAATGCTTTATGGCCCGACTAATGAGGAAATGATCACGGAAATCTTCCGTGGCACGGTCAAGTCCTACAAGGACCTACCGATGAACCTCTACCACATTCAGTGGAAGTTCCGCGACGAGCAGCGCCCGCGCTTTGGCGTCATGCGCGGTCGTGAGTTCCTGATGAAGGATGCCTATTCGTTTGACATCGACGAGGCCTCGGCGCGCAAGGCGTACAACCGTATGTTCATCGCCTACCTCAACACCTTCAGCCGTCTGGGCCTGAAGGCGGTGCCGATGCGCGCCGACACCGGACCCATCGGCGGCGACCTCAGCCACGAATTTATCATCCTTGCCGAAACCGGCGAAAGCGCAGTTTTCTGCCATAAGGATCTGGTCGATATGCCAGCGCCCGGTGCCGATGTGGACTGGGACGATCTGCAAGGGCTGGTCGATCAGCGCACGTCGCTCTATGCCGCCACTGAGGAAATGCACGATGAAGCGGCTTTCAATGCCGTTCCGGCCGATAAGCAGTTGTCTGCCCGCGGCATCGAAGTCGGTCACATCTTCTATTTCGGCGAAAAATACTCTGCGCCTATGGGGGCCAAGGTTTCCGGTGCCGACGGCTCGCAGGTCAATGTCCATATGGGCTCTTACGGCGTCGGTGTATCGCGTCTGATCGGTGGTATTATCGAAGCTAGCCACGACGAGGCGGGTATCATCTGGCCCGAAAGCGTCACGCCCTTCGATGTCGCTCTTGTCAATCTGCGCGTCGGTGACGAAGCCTGCGATGCGGCCTGTGAAAAAGCCTACAAGGCGCTGAAGGCCGCCGGGCGTGACGTGCTTTATCATGATACGGACGACCGTCCCGGTGCCAAGTTCGCCTCGATGGACCTGATCGGTATTCCGTGGCAACTGATCATCGGACCCAAGGGCATTGCCGAAGGTCAGGTCGAAATCAAACACCGCGCCACGGGCGAACGTCATACGGCGGCCTTCGATGCCGTTCTTGAACAACTGACCAAGGCAAAATGATGAAGGGGCTGTTGTCGCTGTTTTCTTTCTCCGCGTGGGAAACCGATCTGGCGCTCAGATATCTGCGCACCAAACGCAAGGACGGCGGCATCGCCCTCATCGCCATCATCAGCTTTATCGGTATCACGCTGGCCGTAGGCGTGCTGATCATCGTCATGTCGGTGATGAACGGCTTTCGCGACGAGCTGATGTCGCGCGTTCTGGCCTTTAACGGCCATCAGTTTGTGGCAGGCGAACCCCTGTCCGACTGGAACGGCCGCGACGCCATGCTTAAGCGGCTGCGCGCCATTCCTGGCGTCATCGAAGCCTCGCCCTATGTGGAATCTCCGGGTTTGGCGCAGGGGCCATTTTCCCAGGCCGGACTGGCCTTTATGCGCGGCGTTGATGTAGCCGCGTTGAAAAACACGCCGATCATCCGCGATAATATCAAATCTGGCTCGCTCGATGGATTTGGCGCAGGCGAATTTGGCGGCGACGTTATTCTCATCGGGGAAGGTCTGGCCAGCCAGATGAGTGTGCGCGTCGGCGACGAACTGACGCTGTTGTCGCCGTCGGGCAGCACCGCCTTCGGGGCTATGCCGCGCCGTAAGCCCTATGTGGTGGGTGGCATCTTCAAGAGCGGGGTGTCGGAACTGGATGCCGCCTTTGTCTTCATGCCGTTACAGCAGGCGCAACTCTTTTTCGACCGCGAGGACGAGTGGGACGCCGTCGAAATAAAGGTGAAAGACCCTTATAATATCAAAGACTACTACCCGGCTTTTCGCAAGGCCTCTGGGGACAAAGCCGTTCTGCTCGATTGGACGGAACGCAATGCGCCTCTGTGGAACGCGCTTCAGGTCGAACGCAACGTGATGCGCCTCATCCTGATGCTGATCGTGCTGATTGCCGCCATGAACATCATTTCCGGCATTGTCATGCTGGTCAAAAACAAGACGCGCGATATCGCCATTATGCGGACTTTGGGCGCGGATCGTACTTCGATTACCAAAATATTCTTCCTGTCGGGGGCGATTATCGGGGCCGCTGGCACGGTGCTGGGCGTCGCCATCGGCACGCTGTTCTGCATCTTTATCCGCCCGATTCAGCAGATCGTCGAAGCCCTCTTCAATGTGAAGGTCTTCAACGAAGAGGTCTATTACCTAGCCTATATCCCGGCCAAGGTCGAACCCACCGAAGTGTTGATTATTGTGGGCTTTTCGATGATTGCCACCTGCGTGGCCACCCTGTTCCCGGCCCTGTGGGCCTCCAAGCTCGAACCCGTGGAGGCCCTGAGATATGAATAATGGGGTCATGAGTGATGTGGTGCTGTCCCTGCGCGGTCTGGTGCGCGCCTATCCCATCGCCGATGGTCGCACGCTGGACGTGCTCAAGGGCGTTGATCTCGACCTGCGCGCCGGAGAAGTGGTCGGGCTGATCGGGCCATCTGGGTCCGGCAAGTCGTCGCTTTTGCATTGTATCGGTTTGCTGGAATCGTCCGAAGAGGCGCAGCTAACCATCGATGGTGAGGACTTTACCCACGCCAGCGAAGCCGCCCGTACCCGCGCACGTCTGCACAAGATCGGCTTTGTTTATCAGTTCCATCACCTGCTGCCGGAGTTTACGGCGCTGGGCAATGTCGCCCTGCCGCAGCGGGTGCTGGGTCTGCCGCTCAAACAGGCGGAAACGCGGGCGAGGGGGCTTCTGGAGCAGTTGGGGCTGGGCGAACGCCTGGTTCATCAGCCGGCGCAACTGTCGGGTGGAGAGCAGCAACGTGTGGCCATTGCCCGCGCTCTGGTCAATGGCCCGCGCCTGCTTTTGGCCGATGAGCCGACGGGCAATCTTGATCCCCAGACCTCTCAACAGGTGTTCGACGCCCTGAGGACGATCGTTAAGGCACAAGGGGTCGCGGCCTTGATTGCGACCCACAATCTGGAACTGGCCGGGCATATGGACCGCGTGGTCAGCCTCAAGGATGGCCGTCTGGTCGAAACGGTTCCGGGAAGCTTGTAAAATTATATTGTTTTAAATCAATAATATACATGATTTGTTCACGCTGTTGATAAAAGGGTGTTGACGGGGAACAAAATAAGAATATAGAACAAAGCATGAATTGATCATCTGTTCTTTCAGGGGACAAACCATGCTGGCCATCCATAACGTATTGTCTTTCGCCGCCGTTGCCGCTTTTGTAGCGCTTGTCTGTCAGGCGGCTATGCTGATCGGGTGAATCGTCTGACAGTAGCCGCCCTGTGAAGCGCACGGAGAGGCTTTTGAGATGAGCGACGGTTTTGTCCATCTGCGGGTACGATCAGCCTATTCCCTTCTGGAAGGCGCGATCAAGGCCTATGATATGGGCAAGCTGGCGGCTAAGGCGAAGATGCCGGCCATCGCCATCTGTGACCGTGCCAACCTGTTTGGTGCGCTCGAATTTTCTCAGGTGTGTAAAGATACGGGCGTGCAGCCCATTATCGCCTGCGCTCTGCCGGTCAAGGGGATAGGCGGCACCCTTAGCGACCGATGGGCGAAAACTCCGACTATTGTTCTGATCGTTCAGAACGAGCAGGGCTATCTCAACCTCACCGAACTTTCGTCCAAAGCCTATCTCGATATTGAGGCGACCGATGAACCGCATGTCCTGTGGGAAGAGGTGGTCAAACGCGCCGAGGGCCTGATCCTGCTGTCGGGCGGTCCGGACGGTCCGATCAACCCGTTGTTCAAGCAAAACCAGCCCGACGAAGCCAATGCGGCACTGAAGGATATGCATGCGGCCTTTGGGGACCGCTTTTACATCGAGCTTCAGCGGCACGACGGCTCGCCGCATGGTGGTATCCGCGGGGACTCGGCGGAAAGCGGTCTGGTGCAATTTGCCTATGCGCATGGCGTGCCGCTGGTGGCGACCAATGACGCCTACTTTGCCGACCGTGACATGTTCAAGGCGCACGAAGCGCTGCTGTGTATTTCCGATAGCACCTTTATGGGCGTGGCCGACCGGCGCAAGGTGACCAAGGATCACTGGCTGAAGCCGCCGCTGCTGATGCG encodes the following:
- the argC gene encoding N-acetyl-gamma-glutamyl-phosphate reductase: MSHKVFIDGEAGTTGLQIRERLEKRPEIELIRLSDDRRKDTEARREALNAADAVILCLPDEAAKEAVALIENPDVAVIDASTAHRVAEGWAYGFPEMTEDQRDLIRAAKRISNPGCHATGFIALTRPLVELGVLPPFFPMVATSLTGYSGGGKAMIAEFESGQGRERIYATGLTHKHLPEMQLYAGLETAPIFSPTVANFAQGLIVEVPLHLWALPDAPDLPTIYNILSAHYAGEPFVRVASPEETAAATSINGDSLRDTNQLLIHVFGQEDGDTANLVAVFDNLGKGASGAAVQNLNLVLGLEETAGLL
- a CDS encoding DUF1467 family protein, with amino-acid sequence MGPLTSIAILLMIWWVTLFAILPFGNVSHHEAGIETKDGGDPGAPVFHNLKKKLLINTVVAVVVWAIVMVIVQFGLIPLPEIPTA
- the proS gene encoding proline--tRNA ligase, yielding MRLSRYLLPLLKENPSEAQIVSHRLMLRTGMIRQEAAGIYAWLPLGLRVLRKIEKIVHEEMQRAGAVELLMPTLQLADLWRESGRYDDYGQEMLRIKDRHEREMLYGPTNEEMITEIFRGTVKSYKDLPMNLYHIQWKFRDEQRPRFGVMRGREFLMKDAYSFDIDEASARKAYNRMFIAYLNTFSRLGLKAVPMRADTGPIGGDLSHEFIILAETGESAVFCHKDLVDMPAPGADVDWDDLQGLVDQRTSLYAATEEMHDEAAFNAVPADKQLSARGIEVGHIFYFGEKYSAPMGAKVSGADGSQVNVHMGSYGVGVSRLIGGIIEASHDEAGIIWPESVTPFDVALVNLRVGDEACDAACEKAYKALKAAGRDVLYHDTDDRPGAKFASMDLIGIPWQLIIGPKGIAEGQVEIKHRATGERHTAAFDAVLEQLTKAK
- a CDS encoding lipoprotein-releasing ABC transporter permease subunit; this encodes MKGLLSLFSFSAWETDLALRYLRTKRKDGGIALIAIISFIGITLAVGVLIIVMSVMNGFRDELMSRVLAFNGHQFVAGEPLSDWNGRDAMLKRLRAIPGVIEASPYVESPGLAQGPFSQAGLAFMRGVDVAALKNTPIIRDNIKSGSLDGFGAGEFGGDVILIGEGLASQMSVRVGDELTLLSPSGSTAFGAMPRRKPYVVGGIFKSGVSELDAAFVFMPLQQAQLFFDREDEWDAVEIKVKDPYNIKDYYPAFRKASGDKAVLLDWTERNAPLWNALQVERNVMRLILMLIVLIAAMNIISGIVMLVKNKTRDIAIMRTLGADRTSITKIFFLSGAIIGAAGTVLGVAIGTLFCIFIRPIQQIVEALFNVKVFNEEVYYLAYIPAKVEPTEVLIIVGFSMIATCVATLFPALWASKLEPVEALRYE
- a CDS encoding ABC transporter ATP-binding protein, which codes for MSDVVLSLRGLVRAYPIADGRTLDVLKGVDLDLRAGEVVGLIGPSGSGKSSLLHCIGLLESSEEAQLTIDGEDFTHASEAARTRARLHKIGFVYQFHHLLPEFTALGNVALPQRVLGLPLKQAETRARGLLEQLGLGERLVHQPAQLSGGEQQRVAIARALVNGPRLLLADEPTGNLDPQTSQQVFDALRTIVKAQGVAALIATHNLELAGHMDRVVSLKDGRLVETVPGSL